One part of the Triplophysa rosa linkage group LG5, Trosa_1v2, whole genome shotgun sequence genome encodes these proteins:
- the efcab14 gene encoding EF-hand calcium-binding domain-containing protein 14 — protein MTPQKKMKKRKELNALIGLSDGSRKKNKQTCGHRLLRTEPPDTESESSSEEQEFIRTGLLPSGSVQCFSLCYPLCIFIILAACVMACAGLIWMQISLKQDLDLMKEKIRMMESSQQLSSHEIVKLSEDLKEKERKLSDLESGERSLTKLWSNVTDISQKMSAIDSAVNHLKTNIKSAADLIALPRAVEELQKSVATIGSTLTSVQHDVTLIQSAAEERRRDQLKEKTDEVRTGHSWQENNTGCFVLKQDIQFVQDGLQELNSTQLLHESWSSEQIQSIHFVLSNLTRWMSALQQSSATDDNRPAAADHKLHTGEDDSRNTGSSASRRPRFLSHKRHKRGRRSTRKTALFPGISSVKDLERVLCLEGHWCGGLTYEELRSVFGSDAPASTLLQPYDADGDEVYTLEELHAAVSA, from the exons ATGACCCCTCAAAAGAAGATGAAGAAGAGAAAGGAACTGAATGCTCTGATCGGATTGAGTGACGGCagcagaaagaaaaacaaacagacgTGCGGACACAGATTACTGCGAACCGAGCCGCCCGACACCGAATCTGAGTCCAGTTCAGAGGAGCAGGAATTCATCAGAACCGGCCTGCTGCCCTC gggTTCAGTGCAGTGTTTTTCGCTCTGTTACCCACTGTGTATCTTCATCATTCTGGCGGCGTGTGTTATGGCATGTGCTGGTCTCATATGGATGCAGATTTCTCTCAAACAGGATCTGGACTTGATGAAAGAGAAGATCCGCATGA TGGAAAGCAGTCAGCAACTTTCCTCCCATGAGATTGTGAAGCTGAGTGAAGATctgaaggagaaagagagaaaactgTCTGATTTGGAGAGCGGCGAGAGAAGTTTGACTAAACTCTGGTCTAATGTGACAGACATCAGTCAGAAG ATGAGTGCGATTGATTCCGCTGTCAATCACCTGAAGACAAACATTAAATCAGCAGCAGATCTCATCGCTCTTCCGAGAGCCGTGGAGGAGCTCCAGAAG agTGTGGCTACTATTGGCAGCACCCTCACTAGTGTTCAACATGACGTCACACTTATACAGTCTGCTGCggaagagagaagaagagatcAACTCAAAGAGAAAACT GATGAAGTGCGAACAGGACACAGTTGGCAAGAAAACAACACTGGTTGTTTTGTCTTGAAACAG GACATACAGTTTGTTCAGGACGGCCTGCAGGAGTTAAACAGCACTCAACTGCTTCATGAGTCCTGGTCCAGTGAACAGATTCAGAGTATTCACTTTGTGCTCTCCAATCTCACCAGATGGATGTCCGCATTACAGCAGAGCTCCGCAACTGATGAT AACCGTCCAGCAGCCGCTGACCATAAACTTCATACCGGAGAAGATGATTCCAGAAACACTG GTTCCTCGGCATCTCGTCGTCCGAGATTTCTGTCTCACAAACGCCATAAAAGAGGTCGGAGATCTACCCGGAAGACAGCCCTATTTCCTGGGATCAGCTCTGTGAAAG ATCTGGAGAGAGTGCTCTGTCTCGAGGGTCACTGGTGTGGTGGGTTGACGTATGAGGAGTTAAGGTCTGTCTTCGGCTCCGATGCTCCAGCCTCGACTCTTCTTCAGCCGTATGACGCAGATGGAGATGAGGTGTATACACTAGAGGAGCTTCACGCGGCTGTGTCGGCTTGA
- the znf830 gene encoding zinc finger protein 830, giving the protein MPFRWQPTSFPGLLTTADDVTLPRHACKMASVKKGKKVVNQEELRRLMREKTISAERQKRVESPYAKYNSAGQLSCALCNAPVKSALLWQTHVLGKQHRDKAAEVKSRDQTAQTSAAAAALKRKAKPELATAPAKQAKHENTAGAASGLQVSAGLGLLAGNYDDGDGDMDTSSKHPAKDAAANLPADFFDSSGGGVPATGPSHSGSVSKASDDEETALERKDKTVEALPEGFFDDPVRDAKVRNVDTPKDQMDREWEEFQKEMRQVNSASDAIVAEDDEEGRLERQIDEIDEQIQCYRRVELLRAKQEVVKETLVKKRKDQRNQTHSSGSDEEDDDEELMHVLTQDWRAKGALA; this is encoded by the exons ATGCCATTTCGGTGGCAGCCGACGTCATTTCCCGGCCTCTTGACGACTGCTGATGACGTCACTCTCCCGCGTCACGCCTGCAAAATGGCGTCGGTAAAGAAAGGGAAAAAGGTGGTAAACCAGGAGGAATTGCGGCGGTTAATGCGAGAGAAGACGATCTCAGCAGAGCGTCAGAAGCGCGTCGAGTCACCGTACGCGAAGTACAACAGTGCGGGTCAGTTGAGCTGCGCGCTGTGTAACGCGCCCGTCAAATCCGCGCTGCTCTGGCAGACTCACGTGCTGGGAAAACAACACCGAGATAAAGCTGCTGAAGTCAAGAGCAGAGATCAAACCGCCCAAacatcagcagcagcagcagccttGAAGAGGAAAGCCAAACCAGAGCTCGCGACAGCACCCGCAAAACAAGCCAAACACGAGAACACTGCAG GTGCTGCATCGGGACTTCAGGTGTCTGCGGGTCTGGGGCTCCTGGCAGGAAACTATGATGATGGCGACGGAGATATGGACACGAGCAGTAAGCATCCAGCTAAAGACGCAGCTGCTAATCTTCCGGCAGATTTCTTCGACAGCAGCGGTGGTGGCGTCCCAGCCACAGGTCCCAGTCACTCCGGCTCAGTATCCAAAGCCTCTGATGATGAAGAAACTGCGCTGGAGAGGAAAGACAAAACAGTTGAAGCTTTACCAGAGGGTTTCTTCGATGATCCCGTGAGAGATGCCAAAGTTCGTAACGTGGACACACCGAAGGATCAAATGGACAGAGAGTGGGAGGAGTTTCAGAAAGAGATGCGACAGGTGAACAGCGCATCGGACGCTATCGTTGCTGAAGATGATGAGGAGGGACGCTTGGAGCGACAGATCGACGAGATCGATGAGCAGATCCAATGTTATCGGCGAGTGGAGCTTTTACGGGCTAAACAAGAGGTTGTAAAGGAGACCCTGGTGAAGAAACGGAAAGATCAGAGAAACCAAACGCATTCATCCGGCAGCGAtgaggaagatgatgatgaagaactGATGCACGTGTTGACACAAGACTGGAGGGCCAAAGGAGCTCTCGCTTGA